One Cyclopterus lumpus isolate fCycLum1 chromosome 7, fCycLum1.pri, whole genome shotgun sequence DNA window includes the following coding sequences:
- the LOC117733012 gene encoding uncharacterized oxidoreductase At1g06690, chloroplastic-like, with protein sequence MSPVPKVRLTGGLEVCRVLNGMWQVSGAHGEVDRAKAVEAMQSYVDAGLTTFDMADIYGPAEEIFGHFNSQVKSSGNDVPALQSLTKYVPRPEPMNRKVVEKALRRSMTRMQVDSLDCVQFHWWDYKDKRYLDALGHLSDLQQEGLIRELALTNFDTQRLEEITSRGIRISSNQVQYSLIDQRPAAKMEKFCLANNIQLLTYGTLAGGLLSERYLGKTEPTSRAELYTASLSKYKNMINSWGGWSLFQDLLVALETAARRHDCSVASVATRYVLDRPAVGGVIVGCRLGVAGAGQHISDSLRSCSPDLKLTVEDLAVITAVTQRSRDLSALIGDCGDEYRS encoded by the exons ATGTCCCCGGTTCCCAAAGTGAGGCTGACCGGAGGTCTGGAGGTCTGCCGGGTGCTGAACGGCATGTGGCAGGTGTCCGGAGCGCACGGGGAAGTGGACCGGGCCAAAGCAG TGGAGGCGATGCAGTCCTACGTAGACGCTGGTCTGACCACATTTGACATGGCAGATATTTATGGGCCTGCAGAGGAAATATTTGGACATTTCAACagccag GTCAAATCATCTGGGAATGACGTCCCAGCTCTGCAGAGTCTCACCAAATACGTGCCGAGACCAGAACCGATGAACCGAAAG gtggtggagaaggCTCTGCGGCGCTCCATGACCCGGATGCAGGTTGACAGTCTGGACTGTGTTCAGTTCCACTGGTGGGACTATAAAGACAAAAGATACCTGGACGCACTGGGACACCTCTCCGACCTGCAGCAGGAGGGACTCATAC gAGAGCTCGCCCTCACTAACTTTGACACTCAGAGGCTGGAGGAGATCACCAGCCGAGGCATCCGCATCTCAAGCAACCAG GTTCAGTACTCTTTGATTGACCAGCGACCTGCGGCCAAGATGGAGAAGTTCTGTCTGGCGAACAACATTCAGCTCCTCACGTACGGCACTCTGG CTGGCGGCCTACTCTCAGAGCGTTATCTGGGGAAGACGGAGCCTACTTCCAGGGCGGAGCTCTACACCGCCTCCCTCTCTAAGTACAAGAACATGATCAACTCTTGGGGTGGCTGGAGCCTTTTCCAGGACCTCCTCGTTGCCTTGGAGACCGCTGCTCGGAGACACGACTGCTCAGTGGCCAGCGTGGCAACACGTTACGTGCTGGATCGCCCTGCAGTGGGCGGGGTCATTGTCGGTTGTCGGCTAGGCGTCGCAGGGGCGGGGCAACACATCAGTGACAGTCTGCGTAGCTGCAGCCCTGACTTGAAGTTGACAGTGGAAGATCTTGCCGTCATCACAGCAGTGACACAACGCTCCAGGGACCTCAGTGCACTTATCGGGGACTGTGGGGATGAGTACAGGAGCtag